The Petroclostridium xylanilyticum genome has a segment encoding these proteins:
- a CDS encoding response regulator transcription factor, whose protein sequence is MEAISVMLVDDERLAIEDLRNLIRWDEYGFEIVAEATNGKKALGLYEKYFPQIVIVDIRMPVMDGLEFSRRLLSHGRHTKIILLTAYKDFEYAKQAIEIGVSNYILKHDINEQSLLSELNKIKKELETEKRRHGVLRQQFLKEVLEGRTPDEWIRYENKDYIENPKENFALLLVHLDVPYPVMDGFVHITGNPIDERLDLTGLILPESIYYMEKISIDHETLAILVSIKKIYSQREVRETLYQTACHIQKKFRQQWGDTVSIVMTSTSCGIEGISPLYQKALNVIRYSVFAGREKIFRHQELFDRISHSPINVEPGLGRMSKSLKSVEINLVEAEIENLFMLATFPGWNYFGLKKVCSGLLYLLENYRQNNALASISADVPNRNDEWTDCWYSVDGIKCWFKEEFAKALKSVMDIKANGYSKKVQKAINYIEKHYSDDLTAERLGELFEINGIYLSQLLKKETGYTFLEYLTNCRIKAAKDLLATGKYKVYEVAEMVGYKTSQYFSQVFRKVTGINPLDFMEGGENDENEH, encoded by the coding sequence ATGGAAGCAATCAGCGTCATGCTTGTAGACGATGAAAGACTTGCGATTGAAGACCTGAGAAATTTAATCCGGTGGGATGAATATGGGTTTGAAATTGTTGCTGAAGCCACCAACGGGAAAAAAGCTTTAGGACTTTATGAAAAGTATTTTCCACAGATCGTAATTGTCGATATACGCATGCCGGTAATGGACGGTTTGGAATTCAGCCGGAGGCTGCTCTCCCATGGAAGACATACCAAAATTATACTTTTGACTGCTTATAAAGATTTTGAGTACGCAAAGCAGGCAATAGAAATAGGTGTTTCCAACTATATCTTAAAACATGATATCAATGAACAGAGTCTCCTGAGTGAACTCAACAAGATAAAAAAGGAACTGGAGACGGAAAAAAGAAGGCATGGCGTTCTGAGACAGCAATTTTTAAAGGAAGTTTTAGAGGGCAGGACTCCTGATGAATGGATAAGATATGAAAATAAGGACTATATAGAGAATCCAAAAGAAAATTTTGCTTTACTGTTGGTACATCTTGATGTCCCGTACCCGGTGATGGATGGGTTTGTACACATTACAGGAAATCCTATCGATGAAAGGCTGGATTTAACCGGACTAATATTGCCTGAAAGCATCTATTACATGGAAAAGATAAGTATTGATCATGAAACGCTTGCTATCCTTGTTTCCATTAAAAAAATCTACAGCCAGCGTGAGGTCAGGGAAACACTGTACCAGACAGCATGTCACATCCAGAAAAAATTTAGGCAGCAATGGGGGGATACGGTATCAATTGTCATGACGTCAACCAGTTGTGGCATAGAAGGTATATCCCCGCTTTACCAAAAAGCCTTGAATGTTATCCGCTACAGTGTCTTTGCAGGGAGGGAAAAAATTTTCCGCCACCAGGAACTGTTTGACAGGATAAGCCATAGTCCAATCAATGTTGAACCTGGACTCGGGAGAATGTCAAAAAGTTTGAAAAGTGTGGAAATTAACCTGGTAGAGGCAGAAATTGAGAATTTATTTATGCTGGCAACCTTTCCCGGCTGGAATTACTTTGGGTTGAAAAAAGTATGCAGCGGGTTGTTATATTTATTAGAAAATTACAGGCAGAATAACGCCCTGGCTTCAATATCAGCTGATGTACCCAATCGGAATGATGAATGGACAGATTGCTGGTATTCTGTTGACGGGATAAAGTGCTGGTTTAAAGAAGAGTTCGCCAAAGCGCTGAAAAGCGTCATGGATATTAAGGCCAACGGATATTCCAAAAAAGTACAGAAGGCAATCAACTATATCGAAAAGCATTACAGTGACGACCTGACCGCCGAAAGGTTAGGAGAACTGTTTGAAATCAACGGCATTTATTTAAGCCAGTTGTTAAAAAAAGAAACGGGATACACGTTTCTGGAATATCTCACCAACTGTCGGATCAAAGCAGCAAAAGATTTGCTGGCTACCGGAAAATATAAGGTCTATGAAGTAGCGGAAATGGTAGGGTACAAAACAAGCCAGTATTTCAGCCAGGTATTCCGGAAGGTGACCGGTATCAATCCGCTGGACTTTATGGAAGGTGGGGAAAATGATGAAAATGAGCATTAA
- a CDS encoding sensor histidine kinase, producing the protein MMKMSIKTKILLSTSLVIMVSLILSGTFAYYYFANILKEQAVKDDKVKLRQTARQLEYYSEDIIKFSQNIITDKDVQEYMRKDNTVEDPFAMLSAKSKVIERLKDYIALRGGYIHSAVLIKNDGSICFNLVPFSDDYMRNHLKEDWYPAYEDRKNNYYFSRPHHMDIRGVPADVISCIVTIQSVNQSDKVLGELILNLSMPYFIKYIDEASKGFDDFMWVNQENCIIYAKAGDKKYLDVKDIAAYVSGPPVQEPQLISKPDGYIVLDRSMDNGWKLVSFTSNKRLFQRIEYIFYFFVFFILASLIFIIAVIMPIILNITKPITKLTRKIKEVSGGNLDVEIQISSGDEVEALCTGFNKMIGDIKRHINESIEHEKVKRKMEFDIMLSQINPHFIYNVLNTIIYMARKEKNQNIAKVTDSLIRILQDGIKLGKSGLYTSIRQEMEIVNHYVEIQKFRYSEIFVLEWKVDESLLDCLIPKTLIQPLIENALFHGICPKDEKGTIIVSIFKDEKDVKIIIEDDGVGMDQDMIDSILIGEKHLNSGDSVRHIGISNIRDRLKYLYGEDYRLEIDSRPGEGTKITLKVPFVMGES; encoded by the coding sequence ATGATGAAAATGAGCATTAAAACAAAAATTCTGTTAAGTACAAGTCTTGTCATTATGGTTTCCCTTATCCTGAGTGGAACATTTGCCTATTACTATTTTGCAAATATTTTAAAAGAACAGGCGGTGAAGGATGACAAGGTAAAGCTTCGGCAAACCGCACGCCAATTGGAATACTATTCAGAAGATATCATCAAATTTTCGCAAAATATTATTACTGATAAAGATGTGCAGGAATATATGCGGAAGGATAATACGGTTGAAGATCCATTTGCCATGTTATCTGCAAAAAGTAAGGTCATTGAGCGCTTGAAAGATTATATCGCGTTGAGGGGCGGCTACATCCACAGTGCTGTCCTGATTAAAAATGACGGCAGTATTTGCTTTAATTTAGTGCCTTTCAGTGATGATTATATGAGGAATCACCTGAAAGAAGACTGGTATCCTGCCTATGAGGACAGAAAAAACAACTATTATTTTTCCAGGCCCCATCATATGGACATACGGGGCGTGCCGGCTGACGTAATCAGCTGTATTGTGACCATTCAAAGCGTTAATCAGTCGGACAAGGTACTGGGAGAGTTAATTCTGAATCTGAGTATGCCGTATTTTATAAAGTATATTGATGAAGCAAGCAAAGGGTTTGATGATTTCATGTGGGTTAACCAGGAAAACTGTATAATATATGCCAAAGCCGGTGATAAAAAATATCTTGATGTGAAGGACATTGCTGCCTATGTTTCGGGACCGCCTGTACAAGAGCCCCAGTTGATTTCAAAGCCGGACGGATACATTGTATTGGACCGGTCAATGGACAACGGATGGAAACTGGTATCCTTTACTTCAAACAAACGGCTTTTTCAGCGTATAGAATATATTTTTTACTTTTTTGTTTTTTTTATTCTTGCAAGTCTGATTTTTATCATAGCCGTTATTATGCCTATCATTCTCAATATTACAAAGCCCATCACAAAGCTCACAAGAAAGATAAAAGAGGTTTCCGGCGGCAATCTTGATGTAGAAATACAGATATCCAGCGGAGATGAAGTGGAGGCTTTATGTACGGGATTTAACAAAATGATAGGAGATATAAAAAGACATATCAATGAATCCATTGAGCACGAGAAGGTGAAAAGGAAAATGGAATTTGATATCATGCTGTCTCAGATAAATCCTCATTTTATTTATAATGTACTCAATACAATTATATACATGGCCAGAAAGGAGAAAAATCAAAACATTGCAAAAGTTACAGATTCATTGATAAGAATACTGCAGGATGGCATAAAGCTTGGAAAAAGCGGATTGTATACCAGTATCCGGCAGGAGATGGAAATCGTTAATCATTATGTTGAAATACAAAAATTCCGTTATAGTGAAATCTTTGTACTGGAGTGGAAAGTGGACGAGAGTCTCCTGGATTGCCTGATTCCCAAGACACTTATCCAGCCTTTGATAGAGAATGCACTATTTCACGGTATTTGCCCTAAAGATGAAAAGGGGACAATTATTGTTTCCATTTTTAAAGATGAAAAGGATGTAAAAATTATTATTGAAGACGATGGTGTCGGGATGGACCAGGATATGATCGATTCCATATTAATAGGAGAAAAGCATCTCAACTCCGGGGATAGTGTAAGGCATATCGGGATTTCCAATATCAGGGACAGACTTAAATACCTATATGGTGAAGACTACCGGCTTGAAATAGACAGCAGGCCGGGTGAAGGTACAAAAATTACTTTAAAAGTTCCCTTTGTGATGGGTGAATCTTAA
- a CDS encoding ABC transporter substrate-binding protein: MYRIQWKKAICMVAAVFMLSSLLAGCAGNNATKPAEDAAKKEETAKTEFSADKKPEDYNCTLTTWGWDENYWNTVTSAFNKKYPNVKFEYTPMANGDSVQKYQTALAAGTELPDIAWAIIDSRAKLFELDMWEPLNKPPYNFDINQVFDYLKPVMVNSKGDVCGIEQSVSPAGLAYRRDLAKQYLGTDDPAELEKMLPTWDAFIEKGKEIKQKSGGEIFMWPGMGDAAQFIREQNPSPWVENGKIMATKSLKPTLDLLVKFRDAGIVDKLDAWSPAWYASYGQGKHMFAGCATWTSQFVIQPNDKDGKGKGHWGLMNAPGGNISWGGTTLGISKTCKNKDAAWEFIKFATLSKEGAEAIKQIGNFTSAKEPYKDPNFASFKDEWFGGQDTGKFFIEQVIPQIKLRPMTKDDNIIHDAMQLVTTALNSNPQMTSDEALKKLIEEIKNKLPDAQIE, translated from the coding sequence ATGTACAGAATTCAATGGAAAAAAGCAATATGCATGGTGGCGGCCGTATTCATGCTCAGCAGCCTGCTTGCGGGGTGCGCTGGCAATAATGCCACAAAGCCGGCAGAAGATGCCGCAAAAAAAGAGGAGACGGCAAAAACTGAATTTTCGGCTGACAAAAAACCGGAAGACTACAACTGTACGCTTACAACCTGGGGCTGGGATGAGAATTACTGGAATACTGTAACCTCAGCCTTTAACAAGAAATACCCGAATGTAAAATTTGAATACACGCCTATGGCAAATGGTGATTCGGTGCAGAAATACCAGACTGCACTTGCTGCAGGGACTGAGCTGCCGGATATTGCATGGGCCATCATCGATTCAAGGGCCAAGCTTTTCGAGCTGGACATGTGGGAACCATTAAACAAGCCCCCATATAATTTTGATATTAATCAGGTGTTTGATTATTTGAAACCTGTTATGGTAAACTCAAAAGGCGATGTGTGCGGTATCGAGCAAAGTGTCAGTCCTGCCGGCCTTGCCTATAGAAGAGATTTGGCAAAGCAGTATCTGGGAACAGATGACCCTGCAGAACTGGAAAAGATGTTACCTACCTGGGACGCTTTTATTGAAAAGGGCAAGGAAATAAAGCAGAAAAGCGGCGGTGAAATCTTTATGTGGCCCGGGATGGGAGATGCAGCGCAGTTTATCAGGGAACAAAATCCCAGCCCGTGGGTTGAAAATGGTAAAATCATGGCCACCAAATCTCTCAAGCCGACACTTGACCTGCTGGTAAAATTCAGGGATGCCGGTATTGTTGACAAACTTGATGCATGGTCACCGGCATGGTATGCTTCCTATGGACAGGGGAAACATATGTTCGCCGGCTGCGCAACATGGACATCACAGTTTGTTATCCAACCCAATGACAAAGATGGCAAAGGTAAAGGACATTGGGGCTTGATGAATGCTCCGGGCGGCAATATCAGCTGGGGCGGTACCACGCTGGGAATTTCAAAAACATGCAAGAATAAGGACGCAGCCTGGGAGTTTATTAAGTTTGCCACACTTTCCAAGGAAGGAGCAGAAGCAATTAAACAGATCGGGAATTTTACTTCTGCAAAAGAACCTTACAAAGATCCCAATTTTGCATCCTTCAAAGACGAATGGTTTGGAGGCCAGGATACAGGAAAATTCTTTATAGAGCAGGTAATCCCTCAAATTAAGCTAAGACCGATGACCAAGGATGACAATATCATTCATGACGCAATGCAATTGGTAACTACTGCTTTAAATTCTAATCCGCAAATGACTTCGGATGAAGCGTTGAAGAAATTGATTGAGGAAATTAAAAACAAGCTTCCCGATGCACAGATAGAATAG
- a CDS encoding carbohydrate ABC transporter permease, whose protein sequence is MEVMSNAKNNTAYLKRKKYNIWPYLFLLPFFALYTAFFAYPTLYSFYISLTDWDGVAGINKMKFVGLANYIRLFTRDTLFYKSLFNTLLFMVLYIPVVIFGGLVLAVLLYKLKSNRRLFQTLNVLPYITTPAAIGVIFAFMFDWSTGIINKILVASGLVQEGINWLGIGSTARFVVILMLIWKNFGYYLIIYLAGLSTIPEELTEAALVDGANERQIFFKITTPYLRPITQFLIITSITGGLQLFDEPMVLFGGSGGGPFLIGGPDRSCLTGMIYFYDRAFKSTTFLGYGAAITYGIFIFIVLLSFISSRLLYREEER, encoded by the coding sequence ATGGAAGTAATGTCAAATGCGAAAAATAACACTGCTTACTTGAAACGCAAAAAATATAATATCTGGCCGTATTTATTCCTGTTGCCGTTTTTTGCACTATATACTGCTTTTTTTGCGTATCCGACCCTTTATTCATTCTATATTAGTTTAACAGATTGGGACGGGGTGGCCGGGATCAATAAAATGAAATTTGTCGGATTGGCAAATTATATCCGGCTATTTACCCGCGATACCCTTTTTTATAAATCTTTATTCAATACTTTGCTGTTTATGGTTTTATATATTCCCGTCGTTATATTTGGCGGATTGGTGCTGGCTGTCTTATTATATAAGTTAAAAAGCAACCGCCGGTTGTTCCAAACTTTGAACGTACTTCCTTATATCACAACACCTGCAGCCATAGGCGTCATATTTGCGTTTATGTTTGACTGGTCAACCGGTATTATCAACAAAATCCTTGTTGCCTCCGGCCTTGTACAGGAAGGCATCAACTGGCTCGGTATTGGAAGTACGGCACGATTTGTTGTTATCCTGATGCTGATATGGAAAAATTTTGGATATTATTTAATTATTTATCTTGCGGGATTATCCACAATACCGGAAGAACTGACAGAAGCTGCACTGGTTGACGGCGCCAATGAGAGGCAGATATTTTTTAAGATTACCACGCCTTATTTGAGACCGATCACACAATTCCTTATTATTACAAGTATTACCGGAGGGCTTCAGTTGTTTGACGAGCCAATGGTTTTATTTGGAGGAAGCGGAGGAGGACCCTTCCTGATTGGGGGTCCGGACAGGTCGTGCCTTACAGGAATGATATATTTCTATGATAGGGCATTTAAAAGTACGACTTTTCTGGGCTACGGCGCTGCGATTACCTACGGAATTTTCATTTTTATTGTATTGTTAAGTTTCATTAGCTCCAGGCTGCTATACAGAGAGGAGGAAAGATAG
- a CDS encoding carbohydrate ABC transporter permease, which yields MKKLLFIVPLAIITVISVFPFYFVFVMSTHTTAEIYKGDIFFPGYAFIENFKTIIHGGFLRYYWNSFYISVLSAALCVLVSALAGFALTKYDFRLKKQLTTFIILTMMVPGQIAMIGYAVQMRHLKLSGTHVPLILIWGASSYAVFFMMQYMKQSVPNEVIESARIDGCNELRIFFEIVTAFIKPAVGSLFMLIFLWSWNSFLLQMIMINKKELFTIPLGIQSLATAYTQDWGARGAALAVSVIPLLIIFAIGSKSFIKGLAAGAVKG from the coding sequence GTGAAAAAGCTGTTATTTATCGTTCCTCTGGCGATTATAACCGTAATTTCCGTATTTCCCTTTTATTTTGTGTTCGTGATGTCTACCCACACCACGGCAGAAATTTATAAAGGAGATATATTTTTTCCCGGATATGCTTTTATAGAAAATTTTAAGACTATCATTCATGGCGGTTTTTTACGTTACTATTGGAACAGCTTTTATATATCCGTTTTATCTGCCGCTTTATGTGTATTAGTCAGTGCATTAGCCGGTTTTGCATTGACAAAATATGATTTCAGGCTGAAAAAGCAGCTTACAACATTTATTATATTGACCATGATGGTTCCGGGCCAGATTGCCATGATAGGATATGCTGTTCAGATGAGGCATCTTAAGCTTTCCGGGACGCACGTACCCCTCATTCTGATATGGGGTGCCAGTTCTTATGCTGTATTTTTCATGATGCAGTACATGAAACAGTCGGTACCCAATGAAGTTATTGAAAGTGCACGGATAGACGGCTGTAATGAGCTGAGGATATTTTTTGAAATCGTAACAGCATTTATAAAGCCTGCTGTCGGAAGCTTGTTTATGCTGATATTTTTATGGTCATGGAACAGTTTCCTATTACAGATGATTATGATTAATAAAAAAGAATTGTTTACCATACCACTGGGCATACAATCTCTGGCGACAGCCTATACGCAGGATTGGGGGGCAAGAGGTGCAGCTTTGGCAGTATCGGTAATCCCTTTGCTCATCATATTTGCAATTGGTTCCAAGAGTTTCATAAAAGGATTGGCGGCAGGTGCTGTAAAAGGTTAA
- a CDS encoding beta-galactosidase, translated as MREYSINLENSNKKIYSGHIKLGGTSLTGDKISFTNYYMELNGKPFFGICGEFHFSRCDERFWEDEIIKMKMCGINIIATYIFWIHHEEEQGVFEWSGNKNLRSFIHLCAKHGLYVIIRIGPFDHGECRNGGMPDWLFGRPFDVRSNDEEYLVYVRRLYREIGKQVKGLLYKDGGPVIGTQIENEYMHAGAPLEMTTGVSNEWLPAGRDGIEHMKKLKQIAIESGIDTPIYTCTAWGGAAAPEDEMLPLWGGYAFWPWIFYGDVKEHPATPEFIFRDYHNNAIPKCYNFEPGYPPESYPYACCEMGGGMTVFYKYRFQLPPESVEAMALVKAAGGCNFVGYYMFHGGSNPTGKHIVYLNEHATPKISYDFQAPIGEYGQIREHYKRLKLLHYFFKDFEESLCSMKTVLPYNTEDMDPYDIEILRYAARVKDRAGFLFINNYQDHVETREQKDFCIHLQFGSEKITIPEKGGLTLGKDACCIFPFNLEMDGVRLKYATTQLITCTQHNGEKYYFFFIPPGMKGEYGFDSIRTDRIEIDHGEIEKDGGIIRVRVNEAGMSIIKLTSCEGNKINLCTLTREQALNLWKVHLWGRERLIITDANLIVSENELKLECVDKETINFGMFPEIEGEVLIAGAKIGEPIKSGIFSGYMINIPYKKITPEINKIKKSKAVISFKDNLFNGLKEILLRVDYTGDIGYAFIDGRLINDNFCNGAVWEIGLKRYESELVSKGMYIHISPLKKGAHVKSDSTMAARMELCEQEIAEIHSIQAIPVYEVSIKQKM; from the coding sequence ATGAGAGAATACAGTATCAATCTGGAAAATTCAAATAAGAAAATTTATTCAGGACACATAAAATTGGGAGGGACCAGTCTAACGGGGGACAAAATCAGTTTTACAAATTACTATATGGAGCTGAATGGAAAGCCTTTTTTCGGGATATGCGGTGAATTCCACTTTAGCCGCTGTGATGAACGGTTCTGGGAAGATGAAATCATCAAAATGAAAATGTGCGGGATCAACATCATTGCTACTTATATTTTCTGGATCCACCATGAGGAGGAGCAAGGCGTTTTTGAATGGAGCGGTAATAAAAATCTCAGAAGTTTTATCCATTTGTGTGCAAAGCATGGCTTATATGTAATCATAAGAATTGGACCTTTTGACCATGGGGAATGCCGAAATGGGGGAATGCCTGACTGGCTTTTCGGGCGTCCCTTTGATGTGCGGTCAAATGATGAGGAATATCTGGTATACGTGCGAAGGTTATACAGGGAAATAGGCAAACAGGTCAAGGGCTTATTGTATAAAGATGGCGGGCCGGTGATTGGCACCCAGATTGAAAATGAATATATGCACGCCGGGGCTCCATTGGAGATGACCACCGGCGTAAGTAATGAATGGTTGCCTGCCGGCAGGGATGGAATCGAACACATGAAAAAGTTAAAGCAGATTGCTATTGAATCAGGCATCGATACACCCATTTATACTTGTACAGCCTGGGGAGGGGCAGCCGCGCCGGAAGATGAAATGCTTCCTCTTTGGGGAGGCTATGCTTTCTGGCCGTGGATTTTTTATGGGGATGTCAAAGAACATCCTGCCACGCCTGAATTTATTTTCAGGGACTACCACAATAATGCCATACCAAAATGCTACAATTTTGAACCGGGATATCCACCTGAAAGCTATCCGTATGCGTGTTGCGAAATGGGTGGAGGAATGACGGTATTCTATAAATACAGGTTCCAACTGCCTCCTGAAAGTGTTGAAGCGATGGCGCTGGTAAAAGCCGCAGGAGGATGCAATTTTGTTGGATATTATATGTTCCATGGTGGGTCGAACCCAACCGGGAAACATATAGTATATTTAAACGAGCACGCAACGCCTAAAATATCCTATGATTTCCAGGCTCCCATCGGTGAGTACGGGCAGATAAGAGAGCATTATAAAAGGCTCAAACTTCTCCATTATTTCTTTAAAGATTTTGAAGAAAGCCTGTGCAGCATGAAGACAGTGCTTCCGTATAATACCGAAGATATGGATCCGTATGACATTGAAATACTGCGGTATGCGGCCAGAGTAAAAGATCGTGCAGGATTTTTGTTCATCAACAACTATCAGGACCACGTCGAAACAAGAGAGCAAAAGGACTTTTGTATCCATCTGCAATTTGGCAGTGAAAAAATAACGATACCCGAAAAAGGCGGACTGACTCTTGGAAAAGACGCCTGCTGTATCTTTCCCTTTAATTTGGAAATGGACGGGGTGCGGCTGAAATATGCGACAACGCAGTTGATTACATGTACCCAACACAATGGTGAAAAATATTACTTTTTCTTTATCCCGCCGGGAATGAAGGGAGAATATGGTTTTGATTCAATCCGGACTGACCGTATTGAGATTGACCATGGGGAGATCGAAAAGGACGGGGGAATCATCAGAGTCCGGGTCAATGAAGCCGGCATGAGCATTATTAAGCTGACTTCCTGTGAAGGCAATAAAATAAATCTATGTACATTGACAAGAGAACAGGCTCTCAATCTATGGAAGGTTCATCTGTGGGGAAGAGAAAGATTAATTATCACCGACGCGAATCTTATTGTTTCGGAAAATGAACTGAAATTAGAGTGTGTGGACAAGGAGACGATCAACTTTGGTATGTTCCCGGAAATAGAGGGGGAAGTATTGATTGCCGGTGCAAAAATCGGGGAACCAATTAAAAGCGGAATATTTTCCGGTTATATGATCAATATACCTTATAAAAAAATTACGCCTGAAATCAATAAAATCAAAAAATCAAAAGCGGTTATCAGCTTTAAAGATAATTTATTCAATGGCCTGAAGGAAATTCTTCTCCGTGTTGATTATACGGGAGATATAGGCTATGCATTCATTGATGGCAGGCTTATCAATGATAACTTCTGCAATGGCGCCGTCTGGGAAATTGGCCTTAAAAGATATGAGAGCGAGCTTGTTTCAAAGGGAATGTATATCCACATATCACCATTGAAAAAAGGAGCACATGTAAAAAGTGATTCGACAATGGCTGCACGGATGGAATTATGCGAACAGGAAATTGCAGAAATCCATTCGATTCAGGCGATACCGGTATATGAAGTCTCAATAAAACAAAAGATGTGA